CCTAAGTTAGGCCATGAGAAAGTTTATTGAATTGCAGCTCCAAGTTTTAATAGATCCTTTTAAATCATGTAGTGGATGTCTTTTTCTAAAATGCTTGATAAGGGTGCTAGTAACGGTTTAATCAGGGGATTTTGCCCTGAATAGATCAAAAAGAAAaaggtttttgtttttgttttaataTATGCATTATTAGGTGAGgtgaagggggagagagagataccAGCGGGGGTCATCGGGTCTAGGTTTGACATGCTGAGAGAGTTGTTTGAGCAAAAGGTTGTTTTTCCGGGTCACTACATTGCCCTTAGCAGTGTAGTCAGCTTGCCAGGCAGCGATTGTGTTGTAGAGGTCCTCTTTCTGGGCATGGATTTGAGCCAAGCGGAAGATGGCATCTTTCCTCTGATTGGGCGTGAGGTCCTGCGGCAGGCAGTGTGTACATTAGCAAAGGCATTGGCCGGCCAGAATCATCATAAATGCATCTATTTGCTCTTGTATGATTTTCTAGATAGCAAAGCTGTAGTATATTAGTAGTATTAGCAAAGCTTGGATGGGGAGGCGGGGGAGGATGTTGATTTTGCAGCACGTACACGGCCTGTGGTGGAATCGACGATCCGTGTGCTAGTGTACAGCGGACTACGCTCAATGatagcctccgcctccgcctccgccgccgctctggTTCCGAACCTCCTCGCCGCGTGGCGAAGCGCCGTGGCCATGGCCTGATCCCCGCCGAACCTCTCCAAT
This DNA window, taken from Triticum aestivum cultivar Chinese Spring chromosome 1D, IWGSC CS RefSeq v2.1, whole genome shotgun sequence, encodes the following:
- the LOC123179694 gene encoding uncharacterized protein, yielding MATALRHAARRFGTRAAAEAEAEAIIERSPLYTSTRIVDSTTGRDLTPNQRKDAIFRLAQIHAQKEDLYNTIAAWQADYTAKGNVVTRKNNLLLKQLSQHVKPRPDDPRWRSSQRAVYFNDFLKFTGAVLIGKMAGDAFSHYKAKQDHDGHKGSS